The following proteins are co-located in the Pomacea canaliculata isolate SZHN2017 linkage group LG8, ASM307304v1, whole genome shotgun sequence genome:
- the LOC112571220 gene encoding uncharacterized protein LOC112571220 — MASSSLTFADWRQQTNEGLMATAEKLLEQLEDVSDLLTEIDEKYILSESTEGADDAKTSIIQRFHSGLDSARNLVNVLKREKWRLNKREMSVELRMGELEDYKTHLKKDMSSLNQTVDALSMRVVQLENQLVEAQEVQENLEAELQEHRNSLQDCNDRNMQLYTENEDLKKAVELLGRSSLAREKDSLLHELQVLQAENSKLKDMLRDAEATPLRRHPAPPPATDKDDNLATLTREFLQELASLDTKERQNVGSSGTSNTLSGTSNTLSGTSNALSGTSNTLSGTSNTLSGTSNTLSGTSNTLSKVGSAGAVTITSTADV, encoded by the exons ATGGCGTCGTCGTCCCTGACCTTCGCCGACTGGCGGCAGCAGACCAACGAGGGGCTGATGGCGACGGCCGAGAAGTTGCTGGAGCAGCTGGAGGACGTGTCCGACCTACTGACGGAGATCGACGAGAAGTACATCTTG AGCGAGAGCACGGAGGGCGCTGACGACGCCAAGACCAGCATCATCCAGAGATTCCACAGCGGCCTGGACTCGGCGCGCAACCTCGTCAACGTCCTCAAGCGCGAGAAGTGGCGCCTCAACAAGCGCGAGATGAGCGTGGAGCTGCGCATGGGCGAGCTTGAGGACTACAAGACCCACCTCAAAAAGGACATG TCGTCCTTGAACCAGACAGTGGACGCTTTGAGCATGCGCGTGGTGCAGCTGGAGAACCAGCTGGTGGAGGCACAGGAAGTGCAAGAAAACCTGGAGGCGGAGCTGCAGGAACACCGAAACAGCCTCCAGGACTGCAACGACCGCAACATGC AGCTGTACACGGAGAACGAGGACCTGAAGAAGGCGGTGGAGCTGCTGGGGCGGTCCAGTCTGGCCAGGGAGAAGGACAGTCTGCTGCATGAGCTGCAGGTGCTGCAGGCGGAGAACAGCAAGCTGAAAGACATGCTGCGTGACGCAGAAGCTACCCCACTCCGGCGCCACCCGGCGCCACCACCCGCCACAGACAAGGACGACAACCTGGCTACTTTGACGCGCGAGTTTTTGCAGGAGCTTGCCTCCCTTGACACAAAAGAGCGCCAGAATGTTGGTAGCAGCGGCACTAGCAACACGCTAAGCGGCACTAGCAACACGCTAAGCGGCACTAGCAACGCGCTAAGTGGCACTAGCAACACGCTAAGCGGCACTAGCAACACGCTAAGCGGCACTAGCAACACGCTAAGCGGCACTAGCAACACGCTAAGCAAAGTGGGCAGTGCAGGGGCCGTAACCATCACATCTACTGCTGATGTGTGA